A single window of Planktothrix serta PCC 8927 DNA harbors:
- a CDS encoding phosphoglucomutase/phosphomannomutase family protein — protein MTQPIKFGTDGWRGVIALDFTFERVALVAPIAAQILYQTYGESTGSRTVIVGHDRRFLAEEFARCAAVAIQAAGFDVKLSETFAPTPAFSLIAHQQQALGAIVLTASHNPGKYLGLKVKGAFGGSVGPEITQQIEALLTEPPTFETTPGTLEHFNPWPSYCETLRSKVDIGGIQEAINQGKLTVFADVMHGAATGGLTQLLGDKVHEINTNRDPYFGGGAPEPLPRYIPELFEQLEAFRTSNGGLTIGFVFDGDSDRIAAIDQNGNFLSSQILIPVLIEHLSTRRGFTGEIVKTVSGSDLIPRIAKLFNLSLYETPIGYKYIADRMLTTEVLVGGEESGGVGYGTHIPERDALLSALYVLEAMVQSGEDPTQTYSRLQAQTGFDSAYDRIDLPLASMDVRSRLVEKLETQPLQEIAGQAVVDCLAVDGYKYRLADGRWLLIRFSGTEPVLRLYCEAPTLDIVQETLNWAKNWANQF, from the coding sequence ATCACTCAACCCATCAAATTTGGAACCGATGGCTGGCGCGGTGTTATTGCTTTGGACTTCACCTTTGAACGAGTGGCTTTAGTCGCTCCCATTGCGGCTCAGATTCTCTATCAAACCTACGGAGAAAGTACCGGAAGCCGGACGGTGATTGTCGGCCATGATCGGCGTTTTTTAGCGGAAGAATTTGCCCGATGTGCTGCGGTCGCCATCCAAGCGGCGGGCTTTGATGTCAAACTCAGTGAAACCTTTGCTCCGACTCCGGCTTTTTCGTTAATCGCCCATCAACAACAGGCGTTAGGAGCAATTGTGTTAACCGCTAGTCATAACCCCGGTAAATATTTAGGGTTAAAAGTTAAAGGAGCTTTTGGAGGTTCGGTCGGGCCAGAAATTACCCAACAAATTGAAGCGTTATTAACCGAACCTCCTACTTTTGAAACAACACCCGGAACTTTAGAACATTTTAATCCTTGGCCGAGTTATTGTGAAACTTTACGTTCTAAAGTTGATATTGGGGGAATTCAAGAGGCAATTAATCAAGGAAAATTAACGGTTTTTGCGGATGTGATGCACGGGGCGGCGACGGGAGGATTAACTCAATTATTGGGAGATAAAGTTCACGAAATTAATACAAATCGTGATCCTTATTTTGGGGGAGGCGCGCCGGAACCTTTACCCCGTTATATTCCTGAATTATTTGAACAATTAGAGGCTTTTCGCACTTCTAATGGGGGTTTAACCATTGGGTTTGTGTTTGATGGGGATAGCGATCGCATTGCAGCAATTGATCAAAATGGCAATTTCCTCAGTTCTCAAATTTTAATTCCGGTCTTAATTGAACATTTATCAACTCGTCGAGGATTTACCGGAGAAATTGTTAAAACTGTGAGTGGTTCGGATTTAATTCCTCGCATTGCTAAATTATTCAATTTATCGCTTTATGAAACTCCGATCGGTTATAAATATATTGCCGATCGGATGTTAACTACTGAAGTCTTAGTCGGGGGTGAAGAATCTGGCGGCGTTGGCTATGGAACCCATATTCCTGAACGAGATGCGTTGTTATCGGCGCTGTATGTCTTAGAAGCGATGGTACAGTCCGGGGAAGACCCGACTCAAACATACTCACGTTTACAAGCACAAACGGGTTTTGATTCGGCCTATGATCGGATTGATTTACCGTTAGCGAGTATGGATGTGCGATCGCGCCTAGTCGAAAAATTGGAAACTCAACCGTTACAGGAAATTGCGGGCCAAGCGGTGGTTGATTGTTTAGCGGTCGATGGTTACAAATATCGCCTCGCCGATGGTCGTTGGTTATTAATTCGTTTTAGCGGGACAGAACCCGTTTTACGCCTTTATTGTGAAGCTCCCACCCTGGATATTGTTCAGGAAACCCTAAACTGGGCTAAAAACTGGGCAAATCAGTTTTAG
- the ilvB gene encoding biosynthetic-type acetolactate synthase large subunit, translating into MQLKTKIAAKRATGAYALMDSLKRHGVKHIFGYPGGAILPIYDELYRFEATGDLQHILVRHEQGAAHAADGYARATGQVGVCFGTSGPGATNLVTGIATAHMDSIPMVVITGQVPRPAIGTDAFQETDIYGITLPIVKHSYVVREPKDMARIVAEAFHIASSGRPGPVLIDIPKDVGLEEFDYIPVNPGEVTLHGYRPTVKGNSRQINQAIKLIRQAERPLLYVGGGAISAGAHGEIQELAELFNLPVTTTLMGKGVFNENHALSVGMLGMHGTAYANFAVTECDLLIAVGARFDDRVTGKLDEFASRAKVIHIDIDPAEVGKNRAPEVPIVGDVRQVLVDLLRRCQETGGGTETSQTAEWLQRIQRWREEYPLVAPKYEDSLSPQEVIDTLGKMAPNAYYTTDVGQHQMWAAQFLKNGPRQWISSAGLGTMGYGMPAAMGAKTALPNEQVICVAGDASIQMNIQELGTLGQYGIAVKTVIVNNGWQGMVRQWQETFYGERYSSSNMQPGMPDFVMLAQAYGVKGIKVTRREELKDAIAEMLAFDGPVLMDVQVKRDENCYPMVAPGKSNAQMIGLPERTKLESIELVYCNNCGAKNVASNNFCPECGTKL; encoded by the coding sequence GTGCAACTAAAAACTAAAATAGCTGCAAAACGGGCAACGGGTGCTTACGCATTGATGGATAGTTTGAAACGCCATGGCGTCAAGCATATTTTCGGTTATCCAGGTGGAGCGATTTTACCGATTTATGATGAACTCTACCGCTTTGAAGCCACGGGAGATTTACAACATATTCTCGTGCGCCATGAACAAGGAGCCGCCCATGCGGCGGATGGTTATGCACGAGCAACGGGTCAAGTCGGCGTTTGTTTTGGGACATCAGGGCCGGGGGCTACTAATTTAGTCACGGGAATTGCGACGGCTCACATGGACTCTATTCCCATGGTCGTGATCACGGGACAGGTTCCCCGTCCGGCTATTGGTACAGATGCTTTCCAAGAAACAGATATCTACGGGATCACCCTTCCCATTGTTAAACACTCCTATGTGGTGCGTGAGCCGAAGGATATGGCTCGAATTGTGGCTGAAGCGTTCCATATTGCCAGTAGTGGACGTCCTGGCCCGGTGTTAATTGATATTCCTAAAGATGTAGGTTTAGAAGAATTTGATTATATTCCGGTTAATCCTGGGGAAGTCACCTTACATGGATATCGGCCAACGGTCAAAGGCAACTCCCGCCAAATTAATCAAGCGATTAAATTAATTCGCCAAGCCGAACGACCTCTGTTATATGTTGGCGGAGGCGCGATTTCTGCTGGAGCCCATGGGGAAATTCAAGAGTTAGCAGAACTGTTTAATTTGCCTGTAACAACAACCTTAATGGGTAAGGGGGTTTTCAATGAAAATCATGCCTTATCGGTGGGAATGTTGGGAATGCACGGCACTGCTTATGCCAATTTTGCGGTGACAGAATGCGATTTATTAATTGCCGTTGGCGCTCGTTTTGATGACCGAGTGACGGGAAAACTCGATGAATTTGCCTCCCGTGCCAAGGTGATTCATATTGATATTGATCCGGCGGAGGTGGGTAAAAATCGCGCTCCTGAAGTTCCCATTGTTGGGGATGTTAGACAGGTGTTAGTGGATTTATTGCGTCGATGTCAGGAAACGGGTGGGGGAACGGAAACCAGCCAAACGGCGGAATGGTTACAACGTATTCAACGCTGGCGAGAAGAGTATCCCCTGGTTGCGCCCAAGTACGAGGATTCTCTTTCTCCTCAAGAGGTGATTGATACCTTGGGGAAAATGGCTCCGAATGCCTACTACACAACGGATGTGGGACAGCACCAAATGTGGGCGGCTCAATTCCTGAAAAATGGCCCCCGTCAGTGGATTTCTAGCGCTGGCTTAGGGACGATGGGCTATGGAATGCCTGCCGCTATGGGCGCAAAAACGGCTCTACCCAATGAACAGGTGATTTGTGTGGCCGGGGATGCCAGTATTCAGATGAATATTCAGGAGTTGGGAACCCTGGGCCAATATGGAATTGCTGTGAAAACTGTGATTGTCAATAATGGTTGGCAAGGCATGGTGCGTCAGTGGCAAGAAACCTTCTATGGCGAGCGCTATTCTTCTTCTAATATGCAGCCCGGAATGCCTGACTTTGTGATGTTAGCGCAAGCCTACGGAGTGAAGGGAATTAAGGTGACTCGCCGGGAGGAGTTGAAAGATGCTATTGCAGAAATGTTGGCTTTCGATGGCCCGGTGTTGATGGATGTGCAGGTAAAACGGGATGAAAACTGTTATCCGATGGTGGCTCCGGGTAAGAGCAATGCTCAAATGATTGGTTTACCGGAGCGGACAAAACTCGAAAGTATTGAGTTAGTTTATTGCAATAATTGTGGCGCGAAAAATGTAGCCAGCAATAATTTCTGTCCTGAGTGTGGAACTAAACTCTAA
- the rdgB gene encoding RdgB/HAM1 family non-canonical purine NTP pyrophosphatase, whose product MNLKKLIVATGNPGKLKEIQAYLENLEIELQLKPKDLEIEETGTTFIENAGLKASQVALATGEWAIADDSGLAVEALNGAPGLYSARYAPTEAECIVRLLKELGDIPNRNAQFVCAVAVARPDGSIWCLYQGICKGIITKAPQGTGGFGYDPIFYVPEFKMTFAEMSAELKHQISHRGQAFQGVLPQLQALL is encoded by the coding sequence ATGAATCTAAAAAAACTAATTGTAGCAACGGGAAATCCGGGTAAGTTGAAGGAAATACAGGCTTATTTGGAGAATTTAGAGATTGAATTGCAGCTTAAGCCTAAAGATTTAGAAATAGAAGAAACCGGAACAACGTTTATAGAAAATGCGGGGTTGAAAGCGTCGCAAGTGGCGTTAGCAACGGGAGAATGGGCGATCGCAGATGATTCTGGGTTAGCCGTTGAAGCGTTAAACGGCGCACCGGGACTGTATTCTGCTCGTTATGCACCAACAGAAGCCGAATGTATTGTGCGACTGCTGAAGGAATTGGGGGATATTCCCAACCGCAATGCTCAATTTGTCTGTGCTGTGGCTGTTGCGCGTCCCGATGGTTCTATTTGGTGCTTGTATCAAGGAATTTGTAAAGGAATCATCACAAAAGCACCGCAGGGAACCGGGGGTTTTGGTTACGATCCGATTTTTTATGTTCCAGAATTTAAGATGACCTTTGCGGAAATGTCGGCAGAATTAAAACATCAAATTTCCCATAGAGGTCAAGCATTTCAAGGGGTTTTACCTCAACTTCAAGCGTTATTGTAA
- a CDS encoding P-II family nitrogen regulator yields MKKIEAIIRPFKLDEVKIALVNAGIVGMTVSEVRGFGRQKGQTERYRGSEYTVEFLQKLKVEIVVEDSQVDMVLDKVIAAARTGEIGDGKIFISPVEEIIRIRTGEKNLEAI; encoded by the coding sequence TTGAAGAAGATAGAAGCAATTATTCGGCCTTTTAAGCTTGATGAGGTCAAAATCGCCCTGGTCAATGCAGGTATTGTTGGGATGACCGTTTCTGAAGTTAGAGGTTTCGGACGCCAGAAGGGTCAAACAGAACGTTATCGAGGTTCTGAATACACCGTTGAGTTCTTGCAAAAACTCAAAGTCGAAATTGTTGTAGAAGATAGCCAAGTGGATATGGTCTTGGATAAAGTCATTGCTGCTGCTCGGACTGGGGAAATTGGTGATGGGAAAATCTTTATCTCTCCAGTGGAAGAAATTATCCGCATTCGTACTGGAGAAAAGAACCTAGAAGCTATTTAA